A genomic window from Gossypium hirsutum isolate 1008001.06 chromosome D12, Gossypium_hirsutum_v2.1, whole genome shotgun sequence includes:
- the LOC107947171 gene encoding zinc finger HIT domain-containing protein 2: MAETIRTSEKPSNSSSLNPPSRIICHVCQKQFSQYTCPRCNSRYCSLPCYKSHSIRCTESFMRENVVEELRHLQSDDQTKWKMLEILKRFHSEDETEPLDEDVDDSILSDDTIQKILSGGEVNINDLSLEEKKRFQRFLASGELSKMIEPWDPWWLKPAARTICLSKDGAQLIQPMANREDLESDQPSDIPCGPKTPLPSLRMLISTEPSPLLAVHLVDIIYSYCFTLRVYNGDWQSDAVGSAMVVLSISSVLGQAGQPETVQEALCYCLEQTCSPAYRHIGGLQFGLALVDDITNLLSLGSPALICMLCDLQRMIMAAGRELKSEKQRKLRKSETKSKLKLAERKVYFIMCWVHEQPNKALSSLAAIVSAEKSSLMEYGGNKSFSRTEKNAAGNKGKALIEEM; encoded by the exons ATGGCGGAAACGATACGTACATCAGAAAAACCTTCTAATTCCTCCTCGTTGAATCCTCCTTCCCGTATCATCTGCCATGT GTGTCAGAAGCAATTCTCGCAATACACTTGCCCTCGATGTAACTCCCGCTACTGCTCTCTTCCTTGTTACAAG TCTCATAGCATTCGCTGTACCGAATCATTCATGCGAGAAAATGTAGTCGAGGAGCTGCGCCATCTTCAATCTGACGATCAAACTAAATGGAAAATGCTTGAAATTCTGAAACGTTTCCATTCCGAGGACGAAACCGAACCTTTAGATGAAGATGTTGATG ATTCAATTCTTTCGGATGACACTATTCAGAAGATTTTGTCAG GAGGTGAAGTTAATATCAATGATTTATCCCTTGAAGAGAAGAAACGGTTCCAAAGATTTTTGGCATCTGGAGAATTGAGTAAGATGATTGAGCCGTGGGATCCTTGGTGGTTAAAGCCTGCTGCCAGAACAATCTGTTTAAGCAAGGATGGAGCTCAACTTATACAACCTATGGCCAATCGAGAAGATCTTGAAAGCGACCAACCAAGCGATATTCCTTGTGGCCCCAAAACTCCACTTCCTTCGCTTCGTATGCTCATTTCTACGGAACCATCTCCACTCTTAGCTGTTCATTTGGTTGATATCATATATAGTTACTGCTTCACGCTTCGTGTCTACAATGGAGATTGGCAATCGGATGCTGTAGGATCAGCAATGGTGGTATTGAGTATATCATCTGTATTAGGTCAAGCTGGACAGCCTGAGACTGTGCAGGAAGCTTTGTGTTATTGCTTGGAGCAAACCTGCTCTCCGGCTTACCGGCACATCGGTGGTTTGCAATTTGGATTGGCACTTGTTGATGACATAACAAACCTACTTTCCCTTGGAAGTCCTGCGTTGATCTGTATGCTTTGCGATCTACAAAGGATGATTATGGCTGCGGGAAGGGAGTTGAAATCCGAGAAACAAAGAAAGCTGAGGAAGTCCGAAACGAAAAGCAAGCTGAAACTTGCTGAGAGGAAGGTTTATTTCATAATGTGTTGGGTTCATGAGCAACCGAACAAAGCATTGTCTTCTTTGGCAGCCATTGTGAGTGCAGAAAAGAGTTCATTGATGGAATATGGAGGCAATAAAAGTTTTTCCAGAACAGAGAAGAATGCAGCAGGAAACAAGGGCAAAGCCTTGATAGAGGAAATGTAA